The DNA segment TGTGCGACGGTCGGCGATTCTCGCCAGACTCGGCGCGCAGGGCTCTGCGTCGCGAGCCGAACTCGCCCGCGCGCTCGACGTCTCCCCTGCGCTCGTCACCCAGCTCACCCGCGCGCTCCTGACCGACGGTCTCATCGTCGAGCTTGAGACGTCGTCGTCTCAGGGCGGCCGCCCCGGACGCCTGCTTGGACTCGCATCCGCCGCGGGTCACTCCATAGGCGTGAAGATCGCCGCCGACCACGTCGCGTTCGTCGAGGCCGGCATCGACGGTTCCGTTATCCGCAGTGCAATCGAGCCGTTCGACGCAACCTCGCCCGACGCCATCGGATCCCTCGTTGGTTTGCTGCGCCGGTTCATCGAGGGTGACAGCGAAGGACCCATCCTCGGCATCGGCGTCGGCCTGCCGGGAACGGTCGACGACCAGGGCGAGGGAATCGTCGAGTCGACCCAACTCGGCTGGCACGGCGTGAAGCTCGGGGCGGCGCTCCGCGACGCGCTCGCGCTGCCCGTGCTGATCGACAACAACGTCACCGCACTCAGCATGGCTGAGCTGCTCTACGGAGAAGGCCGCACGGTTTCCTCGTTCCTCGTCGTCACCGTCGGCACCGGCATCGGGAGCGGCATCGTCTTCGACGGTGCAGTGATGCGCGGGCACGCGGGCGGGGCGGGCGAGATCGGCCACATCCCCACCGTTGAGAACGGCCCGCTCTGCCAGTGCGGCAACCACGGGTGCCTCGAGGCGATCATCGGCGAGTCTGCCCTCGTGGCGCAGGCGCGCGAGCTCGGCGTGATCGGACGACTCTCGGGAATGGCGTCCCTTCTGGCCGAGGCGAACGCGGGCAACCCTGTCGCGCAGAAGTTGTTCGGCGATGCCGGGCACCTCCTCGGGCGCGCTCTCGCCGGCGTCGTGAACCTGCTCGACCCCGCGGTCGTGCTCCTCCTCGGCGAGGGGATGCCTGCATGGCCGCACTGGGCCTTTGGCTTCGAGCCGTCCTTCCGCGCCTCACTAATCCCCGCCAAGCGCAACCTCGACGTGATCGTCGAGTCCTGGCAGGATGACCGCTGGGCACAGGGAGCCGCCGCGCTCGTGCTCGCCACCCCGTTCGACGCCACGGGGATTGCGGGCGACCAGGGCGAGCTCGTGCGGAAGCGACTCAATGCCTTGATGACCGACGACTCCGCATCGGGACTCGACGCTGCAAACGCCATCATCGACGGATCGGCGGCGAACGCATGACCGCCCTCCACACGCCGCCCACCTCCACGATCGCTCCGGGGGTGCCGTCCGTCGCCGCGAAGGCGAAGCTCCGTGCTCCGAACCGGTCCCCCCGCAGCTCCCGGCTGCGATACACGCTCGTCGTGCTCGCGTTCCTGCTCCCGAGCGCGATTCCGCTCGTGATGTTCACACTTGCCCCCATGTTCGGAGCCCTCTGGGTGAGTCTGCATGAGTGGAACCTCATCGGGAAGATGGAGTGGGTGGGGTTTGCAAACTACGCCTCCCTCGCCGTCGACCCCGACACCCACCGCGCGTTCCTGAACACCATCTACTACATCGTGGGGTACCTGCCGCTTGTCTACGTCGGCGGGCTGATGATCGCCCTCGCCCTCAATTCACAGATGCCCGCGCGCGCCTTCCTTCGCGGAATCTACTTCCTCCCCGTCGTCACCAGCTGGATTGTCGTCGCGCTGGTCTGGCGCTGGCTGCTCAACCCCGAGTACGGGGTCGTGAACTACGTGCTCGGGCTCGTCGGCATCGATGGACCCGGCTGGTGGACCGACCCGCAGTGGGCGATGCCGTCGATCATCCTCGCGTCGGCGTGGAAGGATCTCGGGTTCGTCATGGTGATTCTGCTCGCCGGCCTCCAGGCGATCCCCACCGACCTCTACGAAGCCGCGACCGTCGACGGGGCGGGGCGGTGGCGCCGACTTGTGTCCATCACGCTGCCGATGCTCTCACCGTCGACCTTCTTCGTGATCGTCATCTCGTTGATCAACGGGTTTCAGGTCTTCGATCAGGTGTACGCGATGACCGGGGGTGGGCCTGCGGGGGCCAGCCAGGTCGTCGTGCAACAGGTGTACGACCTGACCTTCCGCTATGGCCGGGCCGGTGAGGCATCCGCCCTCTCCTGGATGCTCTTCATCGTCGTTCTCGCCGTCACACTCATCCAAATCCGTGGCCAGAAGAAGTGGGTCAACTATGCGTAAGCGCTCAGCTGTCGCCCTCACGATCGTGGTCTCGATCGGTGCGCTGGCAATGTTCTTCCCCTTCCTCTGGACGATCATCACCTCGATCTCCAGCGGCGCCGGGCTCTCGGCATCGCCGCAGCTCATCCCGGATGACCCGTCTCTCTCGGCCTACGCCGAACTGTTCGACAACACCCCCTTCCTGCAGGTAATCGCCAACAGCCTCGGTCTCGCAATCGCGACGACAGTTGCCCAGCTCGCCACCAGTGCACTGGCCGCCTACGCCTTCAGCCGGCTCCCTTTTCGCGGCAGCAACCTCGTCTTCGCGATCTACCTGGCGACGATGATGATCCCCATCCAGGTGCTCATCGTTCCGCTGTTCATCGAGATCAAGATGCTCGGACTGCTCAACACCTACGTCGGGGTTCTGCTGCCCGGTCTCGCCTCGGCGTTCGGGGTGTTCCTGCTCCGCCAGGCCATGAACGCGGTTCCGCGCGAACTGGACGAGGCCGCAAAGATCGACGGTGCCGGCCACTTCCGCATCTTCGGCACGATCGTCATGCCACTCGTCGGCCCGGCTGTCGCGACCCTCACCGTGTTCGCGTTCATGAGCAGCTGGAACAGCTTTCTCTGGCCGCTCATCGTGCTCCGCACCCCCGAGCTACAGACCCTGCCCATCGCACTCGCGGGACTGCAGGGCCAATACACGACCCAGTGGGACGTGCTCATGGCCGGATCGGTCATCAGCGTGATCCCGATGGTGTTGATCTACATCTTTGCCCAGCGTTACGTGATCCAAGGCGTAGCAAACACCGGAATCAAATAGACCACAACACTGCACCACCAATCGAAGGAGATTACACAGCATGTCTCGCCTCACTCAGATCGCCGCGTTCAGCACTGCCGCAGCCGTCGCCGCCGCCCTCGCCGGATGCTCCGGCGGAGCATCCGGAACCGCCTCGGGAGATGGCGGCGGCGACGTCACCATCAGCTACTCCAACTTCATCTCCAACGGCGGCAACGAGGAGAACCTCGATGCCATCGTCGCCGCTTTCGAAGACGAGAACCCGGGCATCATCGTTGATGTCGCCACCCTCCCCTACGCCGACTACTTCACTACCCTGCAGACCGACCTCGCGGCCGGAACCCAAGCCGACGTGTTCGACATCGAATACGCGAACTTCGGCACCTACGTCGCCGACGGCGTCATCGCACCACTCGAGGATGTCGACACGAGCGTCTACCGCACCTCGCTCGCCGACGCGTACTCGTCCGACGGCGCGCAGTACGCGCTCCCGAGCTCCTTCTCCAACGTCGTGCTGTTCTACAACTCCGACCTGTTCGACGCGGCAGGGCTCGACTACCCGACCTCCGACTGGACCTGGGAAGACGAGAAAGTGGCCGCGGAGCAACTGACCGACGAGGCAGCCGGGGTGTACGGCGACTACCAGCCGATCAGCTACTACGAGTACTACAAGGCCGTCGCCCAGGCCGGCGGGGACTTCCTCGCCGACGACGGCATATCCGTCGCCTTCGACTCGCCGGAGGGCATCGCCGCCGCCGAGTGGCTCGTCGGCAAGAGCGGCACCGTGATGCCCACCCCCGAGCAGGGCGCCGGCACACCGGACTACGACAGCGGCCTCTTCCTCGACGGAAAGCTCGCCATGTGGCACTCGGGCATCTGGATGTTCGGCGCCCTCGCCGACGCCACCTTCAACTGGGACATCGCGGTCGAACCCGGAGACGCCCAGAAGGCGAGCGCACTCTTCTCCAACGCAGTCGCCGTGTCGTCGAGCTCCGACGAGAAGGAAGCCGCGCAGGCCTTCGCCGAGTTCCTCACCTCCTCGAGCACGATGGTCGAGACCCGTCTCGACGCCGGCTGGGAACTGCCGCCGGTCTCGGATGACTCACTGCTCGCCTCCTACCTCGGCAAGGGCGCCCCGGCGAACCGCCAGGCCGTGTTCGACGCCCTCGAGAACGTCGCGCTCCCGCCGATCGTCGCCGAGGGGCAGACGGAGATGCAGGACATCGTCTCGGAGGAGCTGACCGAGGCGGCCGCCGGCCGCAAGAGCGTCGAGGAGGCCGTCTCC comes from the Marisediminicola antarctica genome and includes:
- a CDS encoding ROK family transcriptional regulator translates to MSTRISRAADVRRSAILARLGAQGSASRAELARALDVSPALVTQLTRALLTDGLIVELETSSSQGGRPGRLLGLASAAGHSIGVKIAADHVAFVEAGIDGSVIRSAIEPFDATSPDAIGSLVGLLRRFIEGDSEGPILGIGVGLPGTVDDQGEGIVESTQLGWHGVKLGAALRDALALPVLIDNNVTALSMAELLYGEGRTVSSFLVVTVGTGIGSGIVFDGAVMRGHAGGAGEIGHIPTVENGPLCQCGNHGCLEAIIGESALVAQARELGVIGRLSGMASLLAEANAGNPVAQKLFGDAGHLLGRALAGVVNLLDPAVVLLLGEGMPAWPHWAFGFEPSFRASLIPAKRNLDVIVESWQDDRWAQGAAALVLATPFDATGIAGDQGELVRKRLNALMTDDSASGLDAANAIIDGSAANA
- a CDS encoding carbohydrate ABC transporter permease, with amino-acid sequence MTALHTPPTSTIAPGVPSVAAKAKLRAPNRSPRSSRLRYTLVVLAFLLPSAIPLVMFTLAPMFGALWVSLHEWNLIGKMEWVGFANYASLAVDPDTHRAFLNTIYYIVGYLPLVYVGGLMIALALNSQMPARAFLRGIYFLPVVTSWIVVALVWRWLLNPEYGVVNYVLGLVGIDGPGWWTDPQWAMPSIILASAWKDLGFVMVILLAGLQAIPTDLYEAATVDGAGRWRRLVSITLPMLSPSTFFVIVISLINGFQVFDQVYAMTGGGPAGASQVVVQQVYDLTFRYGRAGEASALSWMLFIVVLAVTLIQIRGQKKWVNYA
- a CDS encoding carbohydrate ABC transporter permease — translated: MRKRSAVALTIVVSIGALAMFFPFLWTIITSISSGAGLSASPQLIPDDPSLSAYAELFDNTPFLQVIANSLGLAIATTVAQLATSALAAYAFSRLPFRGSNLVFAIYLATMMIPIQVLIVPLFIEIKMLGLLNTYVGVLLPGLASAFGVFLLRQAMNAVPRELDEAAKIDGAGHFRIFGTIVMPLVGPAVATLTVFAFMSSWNSFLWPLIVLRTPELQTLPIALAGLQGQYTTQWDVLMAGSVISVIPMVLIYIFAQRYVIQGVANTGIK
- a CDS encoding ABC transporter substrate-binding protein, with translation MSRLTQIAAFSTAAAVAAALAGCSGGASGTASGDGGGDVTISYSNFISNGGNEENLDAIVAAFEDENPGIIVDVATLPYADYFTTLQTDLAAGTQADVFDIEYANFGTYVADGVIAPLEDVDTSVYRTSLADAYSSDGAQYALPSSFSNVVLFYNSDLFDAAGLDYPTSDWTWEDEKVAAEQLTDEAAGVYGDYQPISYYEYYKAVAQAGGDFLADDGISVAFDSPEGIAAAEWLVGKSGTVMPTPEQGAGTPDYDSGLFLDGKLAMWHSGIWMFGALADATFNWDIAVEPGDAQKASALFSNAVAVSSSSDEKEAAQAFAEFLTSSSTMVETRLDAGWELPPVSDDSLLASYLGKGAPANRQAVFDALENVALPPIVAEGQTEMQDIVSEELTEAAAGRKSVEEAVSSAAERVNAVIG